A single Danio aesculapii chromosome 19, fDanAes4.1, whole genome shotgun sequence DNA region contains:
- the paqr7a gene encoding progestin and adipoQ receptor family member VII, a: MATMFMKLGRLFFNLQKMMRVPQMLSETLPSMPETLSDKEAPCFFRERYIHSGYRAVHQKWRYYFLSLFQWHNESINVWTHLLGALVVLLRTVQLTETVDFINDIHSWPLLILLLTSMAYMGFSTVAHLLAAKSVFHHHAFFFLDYVGVALYQYGSAVVHYYYAIEESWHKNVQGSFMPIASFLCCLSCFGCCYGTYCNYALPSWVRKVGQVVPSALAYGWDTSPVLHRLVIWYLSWVTGDFRSSPALLFHFGQVAFFLSSAFFFTHPIPESWFPGHCDILGQGHQVFHVLIFLCTVCQIQASYLDYLNRRDIYVNLHADAEASFCVLLFILTLVVSTLIALYILAKVKRAVSNTEKQRKE; this comes from the coding sequence ATGGCCACAATGTTTATGAAGCTTGGCAGACTCTTCTTTAACCTGCAGAAGATGATGCGAGTTCCTCAAATGCTCTCCGAGACCCTACCTTCAATGCCCGAGACCCTGAGCGACAAAGAAGCACCTTGTTTTTTCCGCGAACGCTACATTCACTCTGGCTACCGCGCAGTCCACCAGAAGTGGCGCTACTATTTCCTGTCGCTCTTCCAATGGCACAACGAATCCATAAATGTTTGGACGCACCTACTCGGAGCACTAGTGGTGCTTTTGAGAACTGTCCAATTAACTGAGACGGTAGATTTCATTAACGACATTCATTCCTGGCCACTTCTTATCCTTCTCTTGACGTCAATGGCTTACATGGGCTTTAGCACCGTAGCTCACCTGTTGGCAGCCAAATCAGTGTTCCaccatcatgctttttttttccttGATTACGTTGGTGTTGCGCTGTATCAATACGGGAGTGCAGTGGTGCACTACTACTATGCAATTGAGGAAAGTTGGCACAAAAATGTGCAAGGAAGTTTCATGCCTATTGCAAGCTTTTTGTGTTGTCTGTCTTGCTTTGGCTGCTGTTACGGGACATATTGCAATTACGCCCTTCCTTCATGGGTACGTAAAGTAGGCCAAGTAGTTCCTTCAGCCTTAGCATATGGTTGGGACACCAGTCCTGTGCTCCATCGTTTGGTCATCTGGTATCTGTCCTGGGTGACAGGAGATTTCAGAAGCAGTCCTGCTCTGCTTTTTCACTTTGGCCAGGTGGCGTTCTTTCTTTCCAGCGCATTTTTCTTCACTCATCCTATTCCTGAGAGCTGGTTTCCGGGTCACTGTGACATTTTAGGTCAGGGTCATCAAGTATTTCACGTTCTGATATTTTTATGTACAGTCTGTCAGATTCAAGCTTCATATTTGGACTACCTCAACCGCAGAGACATCTATGTGAACCTGCATGCTGATGCAGAGGCATCATTCTgtgttttgctgtttattttgacCCTTGTCGTGTCTACTCTAATAGCTTTGTATATACTTGCAAAAGTAAAAAGAGCAGTCAGCAATACTGAAAAGCAAAGGAAAGAGTAA